GCGCACCGAGCGGATCGCGCCGTCGGCGACGAGGTGGTGCGGGGCGGCGTAGGTGATCTCGACGGCCACCATGTCGCCCGGGCGGACCGAGTCTGCGTCCACCGCCGAGAAGTCGGCCGCGAAGTGCACCAGCCGGTTGTCGGGCGCCCGACCGGAGAGCCGCTTGGTGGCGGAGTCCTTGCGCCCCTCCCCCTCGGCGACCATCAGCTCGACGGTGCGCCCGACGATCGCCTTGTTCTCCTCCCAGGCGACCTCCTCGACGACCTCGACGAGGCGCTGGTAGCGGTCCTTGACGACGTCGGCCGGCACCTGGTCCTCGAGCACGGCGGCGGGGGTGCCGGGCCGCTTGGAGTACTGGAAGGTGAACGCGGCCGAGAAGCGCGCGGCGCGGACCACGTCGAGGGTGGCCCGGAAGTCCTCCTCGGTCTCGCCGGGGAAGCCGACGATGATGTCGGTGGTGATCGCGGCGTCGGGGATCGCGGCGCGGACCCGCTCGATGATCCCGAGGTACTTCGACTGGCGGTAGGAGCGCCGCATGTCGCGCAGCACCTTGTCGGAGCCCGACTGCAGCGGCATGTGCAGCGAGGGCATCACGTTCGGGGTCTCGGCCATCGCCTCGATGACGTCGTCGGTGAACTCGGCGGGGTGCGGGGAGGTGAACCGCACCCGCTCGAGGCCGGGCACGGCACCGCACGCGCGCAGCAGCTTGGAGAAGGCCTGTCGGTCGCCGAACTCGACGCCGTAGGCGTTGACGTTCTGCCCGAGCAGGGTGATCTCGGTGACGCCCTCGGCGACGAGCGCCTCGATCTCGGCGAGGATCTCGCCGGGGCGCCGGTCCTTCTCCTTGCCGCGCAGCGACGGGACGATGCAGAAGGTGCAGGTGTTGTTGCAGCCGACCGAGATCGACACCCACGCGGCGTAGGCCGACTCGCGCTTGGTCGGCAGCGTCGAGGGGAAGACGGAGAGCGACTCCAGGATCTCGACCTGGGCCTCCTCCTGCACGCGCGCCCGCTCGAGCAGCACCGGCAGCGAGCCGATGTTGTGGGTGCCGAACACCACGTCGACCCACGGCGCGCGCCGGGTGATCTCCGAGCGGTCCTTCTGCGCCAGGCAGCCGCCGACGGCGATCTGCATGCCCGGGCGCTGGGCCTTGACCGGCGCGAGGTGGCCGAGGTTGCCGTAGAGCTTGTTGTCGGCGTTCTCGCGGACCGCGCAGGTGTTGAACACGACCACGTCGGCCTGCTCGTCCGAGCCGGCCCGGACGTAGCCGGCGTCCTCCAGCAGGCCGCTGAGCCGCTCGGAGTCGTGGACGTTCATCTGGCACCCGTGGGTCTTCACCTCGTAGGTGCGCGGGGCGGTCTCGGGAGAGGTCGGGGCAGCAGCAGTCATGGCCGTCCCAGAGTACGGCGGCGCGCGGGGGCGGGCGGAATCGATCGGTGACGTCCGACCCGGGCCCGGTGAGGCCTTCTGACCTTTCGGGTTAGCCCGTTGTGACTACGACGATCTCCTCTTTGGATCAAATGAGGCGCAGGGACTGGCATTAGCCAAGGATCGGACACAAGATCTTTCCTGTATCCACAAATTGGTAACACGTGCAACGGGAATCGGGTCCCAGGCGCTGACAACAGTCACCGGGGGACAGACACATGAGCTTCACCGCTGCGCACCGCAGGCCGGACGCACGGGCCGCCAGCGCCGCCGTACGCCTGGGCCGGGTCGTCCTCACCGTGCTTGTCACCATCGTGTTGATCGGGCTCACCGTCGGCCACGCCGACGCCGCCGACGGCAGCACCTCGCAGGTCGCCGCCAAGGCCCAGGCCCACAAGCCCGCCAAGGCCCGCAAGGGCGCGCGCAGCACCAAGGTCAAGGTCACCGCCACCCTCGCCGCGCTGCCGCCGATCGTCCAGCCCGGCACCTCCCCGGCCGCGCCGTCCAACCAGGCCTCGCTCGTCGCCACCTTCTCGCCGGCCGCCCCGGGCCAGCGGGTCACCCTCGAGCGCCGGACCGCGAAGGGCTGGAAGCTCGTGGCCATCGGCACCGAGGACGCCTACGGCACCGCGACCTTCGCCCCCGGCCCCGGCGTCTACCGCGCCTCCACCACCGCCTCCGGCCTCACCTGGACCTCCGGCACCGTCACCGCCGCGCGCTGGACCCCGGAGTTCGAGGACACCTTCTCCGGCACCGCCCTCGACGCCACCGTCTGGAACGACCAGAAGCGCGAGCGCGAGAGCGTGTACGCCCCCCGCACCTGCGCCCGCGTCGACCCGTCGGCCCGCAGCGTCGGCGGCGGCGTGCTCCGCCTCGGCATCGGCGTCGACCCCACCATGGGCGGCGCGACCTGCAACTACGTCTCCAACGGCACCGCCGGCACCCAGCAGTACCTCGTGAACAGCCAGGTCGCCACCGAGAACACCCGCTTCTTCCAGCACGGCATCGTCGCCGCCCGCATCAAGCCGCAGCGCGCCAAGGGCATGCACACCGGCTTCTGGATGCTCCCGGCCGGCACCACCTACACCGACGGCGTCCCCTCCGCCGGCACGGAGATCGACATCATGGAGTTCTTCGGCGAGAACGGCCGCGGCAACGAGGCCGTCGGCTCGCACGTCCACTACTACGAGGCCGGCTGGGAGAAGGTCAGCCACGGCGACCTCTTCCCCGCCACCCGCCAGGTCCTCG
Above is a genomic segment from Nocardioides okcheonensis containing:
- the miaB gene encoding tRNA (N6-isopentenyl adenosine(37)-C2)-methylthiotransferase MiaB; amino-acid sequence: MTAAAPTSPETAPRTYEVKTHGCQMNVHDSERLSGLLEDAGYVRAGSDEQADVVVFNTCAVRENADNKLYGNLGHLAPVKAQRPGMQIAVGGCLAQKDRSEITRRAPWVDVVFGTHNIGSLPVLLERARVQEEAQVEILESLSVFPSTLPTKRESAYAAWVSISVGCNNTCTFCIVPSLRGKEKDRRPGEILAEIEALVAEGVTEITLLGQNVNAYGVEFGDRQAFSKLLRACGAVPGLERVRFTSPHPAEFTDDVIEAMAETPNVMPSLHMPLQSGSDKVLRDMRRSYRQSKYLGIIERVRAAIPDAAITTDIIVGFPGETEEDFRATLDVVRAARFSAAFTFQYSKRPGTPAAVLEDQVPADVVKDRYQRLVEVVEEVAWEENKAIVGRTVELMVAEGEGRKDSATKRLSGRAPDNRLVHFAADFSAVDADSVRPGDMVAVEITYAAPHHLVADGAIRSVRRTRAGDAWERRTSAPPSASSVGLGMPSVGVPAPLPPAPACG
- a CDS encoding glycoside hydrolase family 16 protein, encoding MSFTAAHRRPDARAASAAVRLGRVVLTVLVTIVLIGLTVGHADAADGSTSQVAAKAQAHKPAKARKGARSTKVKVTATLAALPPIVQPGTSPAAPSNQASLVATFSPAAPGQRVTLERRTAKGWKLVAIGTEDAYGTATFAPGPGVYRASTTASGLTWTSGTVTAARWTPEFEDTFSGTALDATVWNDQKRERESVYAPRTCARVDPSARSVGGGVLRLGIGVDPTMGGATCNYVSNGTAGTQQYLVNSQVATENTRFFQHGIVAARIKPQRAKGMHTGFWMLPAGTTYTDGVPSAGTEIDIMEFFGENGRGNEAVGSHVHYYEAGWEKVSHGDLFPATRQVLGKNRSWWDEFHVFSVEWTPTSYIFRVDGREYYRETAAVSQAAQYLVLSNLTSDYELANLTGDELGDAAQVDWVRVYDATSIESARVTRGRKSA